A genome region from Ignavibacteriota bacterium includes the following:
- a CDS encoding Gfo/Idh/MocA family oxidoreductase: MNGVTGRMGSNQHLMRSIVAIMRQGGVRLNDREVVMPDPILVGRNAQRLEQLAASSGIVRWTTDLGKALADTHNTIYFDAQVTNLRVPAIRAAIKAGKHIYCEKPTALTTDEAYDLYLLAEEKGVKHGVVQDKLWLPGLIKLRLLRDSGFFGRILSVKGDFGYWVFEGEHIPAQRPSWNYRVEDGGGIIFDMLCHWRYVLDNVIAPVRSVSCLGATHVPTRWDESGKPYACTADDAAYATFELNDGIVAQFNSSWTTRVRRDDLLTIQVDGTLGSAVAGLRDCVIQPAHATPRPTWNPDVENPFTFLDQWMTVPSQQAFDNAFKIQWELYLRHIAANEPFPWDLLEGAKGVQLAEKGIESWKDRKWIPLPDLKIVQKG; encoded by the coding sequence ATGAACGGGGTCACGGGCCGCATGGGGTCGAATCAACACCTCATGCGCTCCATCGTGGCCATCATGCGCCAGGGAGGCGTCCGGCTGAATGACCGCGAAGTGGTCATGCCCGACCCGATCCTTGTCGGCCGCAATGCCCAACGCCTTGAACAACTCGCCGCGAGTTCCGGCATCGTCCGGTGGACCACCGACCTTGGCAAGGCGCTTGCCGACACACACAACACCATCTATTTCGATGCCCAGGTCACGAACCTGCGCGTCCCGGCGATCCGCGCCGCTATCAAGGCGGGCAAACATATCTATTGCGAGAAGCCCACGGCACTCACCACCGATGAAGCCTACGATCTCTATCTTCTTGCGGAAGAAAAGGGCGTGAAGCACGGCGTGGTGCAGGACAAACTGTGGCTTCCCGGACTCATCAAGCTGCGGTTGCTGAGAGACAGCGGATTCTTCGGCCGTATCCTTTCCGTGAAAGGCGACTTCGGGTACTGGGTCTTCGAGGGAGAACATATCCCCGCGCAACGGCCGTCGTGGAACTACCGCGTCGAAGACGGCGGCGGGATCATCTTCGATATGCTCTGCCACTGGCGCTACGTTCTCGACAATGTGATCGCACCGGTCCGCAGCGTCTCCTGCCTCGGCGCCACACATGTCCCCACACGCTGGGATGAATCGGGCAAGCCGTATGCATGCACCGCGGATGATGCCGCATACGCGACCTTCGAACTGAACGACGGCATCGTTGCCCAGTTCAACTCGTCGTGGACCACCCGTGTCCGCCGTGACGATCTCCTCACCATCCAGGTCGATGGGACCCTGGGTTCTGCCGTTGCGGGACTGCGGGACTGCGTCATCCAGCCGGCACATGCAACACCGCGTCCGACATGGAATCCGGACGTCGAGAACCCGTTCACGTTCCTGGATCAGTGGATGACCGTCCCCTCGCAGCAGGCATTCGACAACGCCTTCAAGATCCAATGGGAATTGTACCTGCGCCACATCGCGGCGAACGAACCGTTCCCCTGGGACCTGCTCGAGGGCGCCAAGGGTGTGCAACTCGCGGAGAAGGGCATCGAGTCGTGGAAGGACAGGAAGTGGATCCCCCTTCCCGATCTCAAGATCGTACAGAAAGGCTGA
- a CDS encoding cupin domain-containing protein, translating to MIIADLGVVEGRRYPARRRTQNLVGGASPIQAMNFAMGHVTLDPKGGQVPWHNQDQEEVYYIIEGTAEMCLGEERQVLKTGQAAYIPPGVYHQITNIGDTPMRMLYCYAPGGDVAHWRQELSGTLPRAGHEAPPLPAGAQAQCTEPPTQ from the coding sequence ATGATCATTGCAGACCTGGGTGTCGTCGAAGGACGCCGGTACCCGGCACGACGCCGGACCCAGAATCTTGTCGGAGGCGCCTCACCCATTCAGGCCATGAATTTCGCCATGGGGCACGTGACCCTGGATCCGAAAGGCGGACAGGTGCCGTGGCATAATCAGGACCAAGAAGAAGTGTATTATATAATAGAAGGGACCGCCGAAATGTGCCTCGGCGAAGAGCGGCAGGTCCTGAAAACCGGCCAGGCAGCATACATCCCGCCCGGGGTCTACCACCAGATCACCAACATCGGTGACACCCCCATGCGGATGCTCTATTGCTACGCGCCCGGCGGCGATGTCGCGCACTGGCGGCAGGAGCTCAGCGGTACCCTTCCCCGTGCCGGACACGAAGCACCGCCGCTCCCTGCCGGAGCGCAGGCCCAGTGTACGGAACCACCAACGCAGTGA
- a CDS encoding alpha-L-rhamnosidase N-terminal domain-containing protein: MPQFSALTLPDASRRLDLSPARWIWYPSERTLPNTVVLFRHTINIPAPLRSAIGWIAADSRYLLTIDGVRVQWGPAPADPRRMEVDPLELQRLLTPGNHTIGVTVLYYGGGDGTHPVGKPGFIFTLTTTSADGTTATLVSDDSWQSHLSTAWPAGNYKRWYVRAFQEMFDARKHPYGWDTNGFPTDGRWLHAMVVDCPPSLPPSCSSYPDHLLDARATRNGSCLVPRSIPMLREHPVPVDALVEAYTITWHRPAEEYFDVLPPNAFTAAPLTVTSAGAGSWSVDLDGATAKALTFALRDQHVGFPYFTIDAPAGTIVELMVQEGHTPGGPPLLNTHFHAWARFICAGGVQTFQTLDYEAARWIQLHIRGTAAKVTISNVGMLRRVFPWPVEPRASVNEPALQRLMDSCVNTLYNSAQETAVDGMGRERQQYSGDGAHQLHAAYMTFGEARIGARFLATFSQGLMIDGYFFDCWPAYDRLARVMERQLDMTPWGPLLDHSVGFGFDIFHHHLYTADTAAVREPFIRYQRFVHYLHSIRQEDGLLPVTDLGIPAVWIDHVAYQYGKPLHKQCAFNLYAAAMLRSAFAPVARALGHADWADFADGLGASIVDAAVRAFWSERDRLFIVNRPWLASGEEPRLCDRSLATAVIFDQCPGGDIRAAVDALASPPPHMGISYPANACWRYWALARGGRTDVVLRDFRERWATMPSVLQNNTIFENWTAAPDSGDLWSHCAVVPLYLLTQGIAGIRPTAPGFTQCTVRPQPADLGHIALTVPTPHGPIEFECTGTRGDRTLRLNVPRGAPRISSWTNGKRCPCPPLRASRTAECAGTGSHQAAHRHFISGTRKHAGTEPHLERTTGGCTMRLIITRSKWDLDALPFEDFLVYARGAGFDGTEIHLPSLHASPEECIALHEKHGLAFVAMITSEGKTAEEHCRSLEERYRAAVRCRPLHVNCHTGRDIFTLEENLRIFRTARALEQEAGITICHETHRGRATYSAIATRALLTAMPELRINADFSHWCCVHESLLHDQEETMTLAIMQSSYIHARVGHMEGPQVSDPRAPEWSAEVERHMQWWELIAAEHARRGASYLAVCPEFGPAPYMPALPFTRQPVTDIREIVIHMMHQLRRRLQPFCVPVS; the protein is encoded by the coding sequence ATGCCACAGTTCTCAGCCCTGACCCTCCCGGATGCATCGCGCCGGCTGGACCTTTCTCCGGCCCGGTGGATCTGGTATCCATCGGAACGCACGCTCCCCAATACCGTCGTGCTGTTCCGCCATACCATCAACATCCCGGCCCCCCTCCGCTCCGCGATCGGGTGGATCGCAGCCGATAGCCGGTATCTCCTTACTATAGACGGTGTCCGCGTTCAGTGGGGACCGGCACCCGCCGACCCCCGCCGGATGGAAGTGGACCCGCTGGAACTCCAGCGCCTCCTCACCCCGGGCAACCATACCATCGGCGTCACGGTCCTCTATTATGGAGGGGGCGACGGGACCCACCCCGTCGGCAAGCCCGGGTTCATCTTCACCCTGACCACGACCTCTGCTGATGGGACCACGGCCACCCTCGTCTCTGACGACTCATGGCAATCCCACCTGAGCACCGCATGGCCGGCCGGCAACTATAAACGATGGTATGTCCGCGCGTTCCAGGAGATGTTCGATGCGCGGAAACACCCCTACGGCTGGGATACGAATGGCTTCCCCACGGATGGCCGGTGGCTGCACGCCATGGTCGTGGACTGCCCCCCTTCCCTCCCACCGTCCTGCTCTTCGTACCCTGACCATCTGCTCGACGCCCGGGCAACACGGAACGGATCCTGCCTCGTCCCCCGCAGCATCCCGATGCTCCGCGAACACCCCGTGCCCGTCGATGCACTGGTCGAAGCCTATACGATAACCTGGCACCGGCCGGCAGAGGAATACTTCGACGTCCTCCCGCCCAACGCGTTCACGGCGGCACCCCTGACAGTGACGAGCGCAGGGGCCGGTTCATGGAGCGTCGACCTCGACGGTGCGACAGCAAAGGCATTGACCTTCGCCCTGCGCGACCAGCATGTCGGGTTCCCCTACTTCACCATCGATGCCCCCGCCGGTACCATCGTAGAACTGATGGTGCAGGAAGGGCACACGCCCGGTGGTCCCCCGCTGCTGAATACGCATTTCCACGCGTGGGCCCGGTTCATCTGCGCGGGAGGCGTGCAGACATTTCAGACGCTCGACTACGAAGCGGCACGCTGGATCCAATTGCACATACGAGGGACAGCCGCGAAAGTTACCATCAGCAATGTCGGCATGCTCCGTCGCGTCTTCCCCTGGCCCGTGGAACCACGCGCATCGGTGAATGAACCCGCGTTGCAGCGGCTCATGGATTCCTGCGTGAACACGCTGTACAACAGCGCGCAGGAGACCGCGGTGGATGGGATGGGCCGCGAGCGCCAGCAGTACAGCGGCGACGGCGCGCACCAGCTTCACGCCGCCTACATGACCTTCGGCGAAGCCCGCATCGGCGCACGCTTCCTCGCGACGTTCAGTCAGGGGCTGATGATCGACGGTTACTTCTTCGACTGCTGGCCGGCATACGACCGTCTCGCCCGCGTGATGGAACGGCAGCTCGACATGACCCCCTGGGGCCCGCTCCTGGACCACAGCGTGGGGTTCGGATTCGATATCTTCCATCATCATCTGTACACCGCGGACACGGCTGCTGTCCGCGAACCGTTCATCCGCTATCAACGCTTCGTGCACTATCTGCACTCGATCCGACAGGAGGACGGCCTCCTGCCGGTGACGGACCTCGGCATTCCCGCCGTATGGATCGATCACGTTGCGTACCAATACGGAAAGCCACTGCACAAACAGTGCGCATTCAATCTGTACGCTGCCGCCATGCTCCGCTCTGCGTTCGCGCCTGTGGCGCGCGCACTCGGGCACGCGGACTGGGCGGACTTCGCCGATGGCCTCGGCGCATCGATCGTTGATGCCGCTGTGCGTGCATTCTGGAGTGAACGCGACCGGCTCTTCATCGTCAACCGCCCCTGGCTTGCCTCCGGTGAAGAACCCCGTCTCTGCGACCGGTCACTCGCAACAGCCGTGATCTTCGACCAATGCCCCGGTGGCGATATCCGCGCGGCGGTCGATGCCCTCGCATCGCCTCCACCACACATGGGGATCTCGTATCCGGCGAACGCCTGCTGGCGCTATTGGGCACTCGCCCGTGGCGGACGCACCGATGTTGTCCTCCGCGACTTCCGCGAGCGCTGGGCAACGATGCCGTCGGTCCTTCAGAACAACACGATCTTCGAGAACTGGACGGCGGCACCCGACAGCGGCGACCTCTGGAGCCACTGCGCGGTGGTCCCCCTCTATCTCCTGACCCAGGGGATCGCCGGGATCCGGCCGACAGCGCCGGGGTTCACACAGTGCACGGTTCGCCCACAGCCCGCGGACCTTGGACACATCGCGCTGACGGTTCCCACGCCACACGGGCCCATCGAGTTCGAGTGCACGGGCACACGCGGGGACCGGACGCTGCGGCTCAATGTTCCCCGGGGTGCACCGCGGATCTCATCCTGGACGAACGGGAAGCGGTGTCCCTGTCCGCCGCTCCGGGCATCGCGGACAGCGGAGTGCGCCGGCACAGGTTCCCATCAGGCAGCGCACAGACACTTCATCTCAGGTACACGTAAGCATGCAGGGACAGAGCCACATCTTGAGCGAACGACGGGAGGATGCACGATGCGCCTGATCATCACGCGGTCCAAATGGGACCTCGATGCACTGCCCTTCGAGGACTTTCTCGTGTATGCCCGCGGCGCGGGCTTCGACGGCACCGAGATCCATCTCCCCTCGCTCCACGCATCGCCGGAGGAGTGCATTGCGCTCCACGAGAAGCACGGACTCGCGTTCGTTGCCATGATCACAAGCGAGGGAAAGACCGCCGAGGAGCACTGCCGATCGCTCGAAGAGCGGTACCGTGCGGCGGTCCGCTGCCGCCCGCTCCACGTGAACTGTCACACCGGGCGCGACATCTTCACACTCGAGGAGAATCTCCGGATCTTCCGCACCGCACGCGCCCTGGAACAGGAAGCAGGCATCACGATCTGTCATGAGACGCACCGCGGCCGCGCAACCTACAGTGCGATCGCGACGCGGGCGCTTCTCACAGCGATGCCGGAACTCCGGATCAACGCCGACTTCTCGCATTGGTGCTGCGTGCATGAGTCGCTCCTCCACGATCAGGAGGAGACCATGACGCTGGCGATCATGCAGTCCTCGTATATCCACGCCCGCGTCGGACACATGGAGGGACCACAGGTGAGCGATCCCCGCGCACCGGAATGGAGCGCCGAAGTGGAACGGCATATGCAGTGGTGGGAGTTGATCGCTGCGGAACACGCCCGGCGTGGCGCCTCGTACCTTGCCGTCTGTCCGGAATTCGGCCCCGCACCGTACATGCCCGCACTGCCGTTCACGCGCCAGCCCGTCACGGATATCCGTGAGATCGTGATCCACATGATGCACCAGCTCCGCAGGCGGCTCCAGCCGTTCTGTGTGCCCGTTTCATAG
- a CDS encoding TonB-dependent receptor: MRYAWFRVLFLGCLLVLPVALALGANGKIRGTVRDDATKQALPGANVMVVGTTLGAMADAGGNFTILNVPPGVYRVQASAVGYRRVVVENIRISLDQTLEQNFNLPSEAVEVGEVLISAERRVVDKNRTSTKSTVTSEEISNLPMVSAIEVLNTTPGAFKGFVRGGKINETKTVIDGVDVSDQYYAIAVEQTNQGILVATGLTRNSESQLSTAATVNFAAVEQMALNTGALGAENPSATAGTITYALKEGRGKLSGGINARVSQFNGLTYNGPNVYWDDYQFFGDQYSTKRRLDSLRTLTWTQSVQTSITGDSTRLSKLKYFRGKYDNQNKPTMDFEAFLGGNITEDWRFYASGRYFDTHGRLPNQRSRTADITLKTAYNITNDIKLDAFGILNDKGQLFGWKNTDYNDRIRYFLEGVPKNNGLNFVGSLKLTHVLSPSTFYEVQLSQTYKEQTYGYTDANGDGIPELNEGGDFLEMADTASISKYISQASTDLGKFFRIGDEAAPSSLGPPGAIGNVQVLFTRPQFIYDNIRTITNTVRADITSQLNFNHQFKAGVQLKLHDLSRTERNSTLGADVADSRSRLFVEKWQFYPSEMGVYASDRMEFGGLVLNLGFRFDRFDFNVADIANYYNYFRADTIDVDGVARRVNVPIRSTSKEPAIWFFSPRVGVSHPVGDQAALFFSYSRQGIAPPFSRMYNAYNLLFGAPGSFPNYNTAHQDLIKSSNYEIGVQWEFLPQQFGLNFTAYMRDVENYSTPAFTLQLANGSNVVYLNMNGQYADARGIEVTLTALRQQYADLVWLSGRASYAYTYVKASGWTGNDGGQRTTFTGVDSLNYGNKLPYNDFIYYNKVQNNVVGGQSILTGGYDREHRLSYTLVLGFPYEIQLSSIGTFQSGFYYPLQYTVDPRVASRQLGQSPWTKQVDFRLEKAFRVEGMRLAIYADVKNAFNWVNILGYDNTVSGAQRWETTVAGKVVDASGAEVGPDPTGTYQRPISLDNSLFYDFPREYYFGVRVEF; the protein is encoded by the coding sequence ATGAGATATGCTTGGTTTCGAGTTCTCTTTCTCGGATGCCTCCTGGTCCTTCCGGTCGCATTGGCTCTCGGTGCGAATGGAAAGATCCGGGGCACGGTACGGGATGATGCAACGAAACAGGCTTTGCCAGGAGCGAATGTGATGGTGGTGGGGACGACGTTGGGCGCGATGGCAGACGCCGGCGGTAATTTCACGATCCTGAACGTCCCTCCGGGCGTGTACCGCGTGCAGGCCTCTGCCGTCGGTTACCGCCGTGTGGTGGTCGAGAATATTCGCATCTCCCTCGATCAGACCCTGGAACAAAATTTCAATCTTCCCTCCGAAGCGGTCGAAGTGGGCGAAGTGCTCATCTCTGCCGAACGGCGTGTCGTCGATAAGAACCGTACCTCGACCAAGAGCACGGTGACCAGTGAAGAGATCTCGAATCTCCCGATGGTCAGCGCGATCGAAGTCCTGAACACGACCCCCGGTGCATTCAAAGGGTTCGTGCGCGGCGGTAAGATCAACGAAACGAAGACCGTCATTGACGGCGTTGATGTGTCGGACCAGTACTATGCGATTGCGGTCGAACAGACGAACCAGGGCATCCTGGTCGCCACCGGTCTGACTCGTAACAGTGAGAGCCAGCTGAGCACCGCAGCGACCGTGAACTTCGCAGCGGTCGAGCAGATGGCATTGAACACCGGTGCGCTCGGCGCAGAGAATCCGAGTGCGACGGCTGGTACGATCACCTACGCCTTGAAAGAAGGCCGCGGAAAATTGAGCGGTGGTATCAATGCCCGCGTCAGCCAGTTCAACGGCCTGACCTACAACGGTCCGAACGTGTACTGGGACGACTATCAGTTCTTCGGCGATCAGTACTCCACGAAGCGGAGACTGGATTCGCTGCGGACGCTGACCTGGACGCAGAGCGTGCAGACGTCGATCACGGGCGACAGCACGCGGTTGAGCAAGCTGAAGTACTTCCGCGGCAAGTATGACAATCAGAACAAGCCGACGATGGACTTCGAAGCCTTCCTGGGTGGGAACATCACGGAAGACTGGCGCTTCTACGCATCCGGCCGGTACTTCGATACGCACGGGCGTCTGCCGAACCAGCGCTCCCGGACGGCGGACATCACCCTGAAGACCGCCTACAACATCACGAACGACATCAAGTTGGATGCGTTCGGTATCCTGAACGACAAGGGGCAGTTGTTCGGCTGGAAGAATACCGATTACAACGATCGTATCCGGTACTTCCTCGAAGGCGTGCCGAAGAACAACGGTCTGAATTTTGTTGGAAGCCTCAAGCTGACCCATGTGCTCTCACCGAGCACGTTCTATGAGGTCCAGTTGAGCCAGACCTACAAAGAGCAGACCTACGGCTACACGGATGCGAACGGCGACGGTATCCCCGAGCTGAACGAGGGCGGCGACTTCCTCGAGATGGCCGACACGGCATCGATCAGCAAGTATATCTCGCAGGCCAGCACGGATCTCGGCAAGTTCTTCCGCATCGGCGACGAAGCGGCCCCCTCCTCCCTCGGGCCTCCAGGCGCCATCGGCAACGTGCAGGTGCTCTTCACGCGCCCGCAGTTCATCTATGACAATATCCGGACCATCACGAACACCGTCCGTGCGGACATCACCAGCCAGCTGAACTTCAATCATCAGTTCAAGGCCGGTGTGCAGTTGAAGCTGCATGATCTGTCCCGTACCGAACGTAACTCGACCCTCGGCGCCGATGTGGCCGATTCGCGGTCCCGTCTGTTCGTTGAGAAGTGGCAGTTCTATCCGAGCGAAATGGGCGTGTACGCATCAGACCGCATGGAATTCGGCGGCCTCGTGTTGAACCTCGGCTTCCGTTTCGACCGGTTCGACTTCAACGTTGCGGACATTGCGAACTACTACAATTACTTCCGTGCCGATACCATCGATGTGGATGGCGTGGCGCGCCGTGTGAACGTGCCGATCCGTTCGACGAGCAAAGAGCCTGCGATCTGGTTCTTCTCGCCGCGCGTTGGCGTGTCGCACCCGGTCGGCGACCAGGCGGCACTCTTCTTCTCGTATTCGCGTCAGGGCATCGCGCCGCCGTTCTCGCGCATGTACAATGCGTACAACCTGCTGTTCGGTGCGCCGGGAAGCTTCCCGAATTACAACACCGCCCATCAGGACCTGATCAAGTCGTCGAATTATGAGATCGGTGTGCAGTGGGAATTCTTGCCGCAGCAGTTCGGCTTGAACTTCACGGCATATATGCGCGACGTCGAGAACTATTCGACCCCGGCATTCACCCTGCAGCTGGCGAATGGTTCGAACGTCGTCTATCTCAATATGAACGGACAGTATGCTGATGCCCGCGGTATCGAGGTCACGTTGACCGCGCTCCGCCAGCAGTATGCCGACCTCGTGTGGCTGTCCGGCCGTGCGAGCTATGCGTACACGTATGTGAAGGCGTCCGGTTGGACCGGTAACGACGGTGGACAGCGTACGACGTTCACCGGCGTGGACTCCCTGAACTACGGGAACAAGCTGCCGTACAACGACTTCATCTATTACAACAAGGTCCAGAACAACGTGGTCGGCGGCCAGAGCATCCTGACCGGTGGTTACGATCGCGAGCATCGTCTGAGCTATACCCTCGTGCTGGGCTTCCCGTACGAGATCCAGTTGTCGTCCATCGGTACGTTCCAGAGCGGCTTCTACTATCCGCTCCAGTACACGGTCGATCCCCGCGTCGCCAGCCGTCAGCTCGGCCAGTCACCCTGGACGAAGCAGGTTGACTTCCGGCTCGAGAAGGCCTTCCGGGTTGAGGGCATGCGTTTGGCGATCTATGCCGATGTGAAGAATGCCTTCAACTGGGTCAACATCCTCGGGTATGACAACACCGTGTCCGGTGCGCAGCGTTGGGAAACCACCGTTGCCGGCAAGGTGGTGGATGCCAGCGGTGCCGAGGTCGGGCCGGATCCGACGGGTACGTATCAGCGCCCGATCAGTCTGGACAACAGCTTGTTCTATGACTTCCCGCGCGAATACTACTTTGGCGTTCGCGTTGAGTTCTAA
- a CDS encoding PorV/PorQ family protein produces the protein MKSKCLIVLVALLVLGMAVQTADAQTRKAGINSAAFLKVGVGARQIALGSAVTSLNGDVNNMFWNPAGVALRDQSLQASFTHNNWIAGLEQEVAAVSYNMEDIGTIGVGVMMFGVSGIPADRDYGYTDPQLHAQEIDMVGTSTYDYQDLLLQATISRYITDNLSLGLTAKYIHEKIDDQNASAIAFDFGSVYNLGVLGWNIGARINNLGSDIKFYDYASPIPLTFSIGTSLVPIEVGKSSVTLAVDVVKPQDGQQYYYSGAEFNYDKTLFLRLGWKFNYSYYGLIGDGIDGGSSLRAPIQTSLEKGSIGAGVRVPFEDYSLGFDYAYTVFTGLDAVHRFTVQFSMK, from the coding sequence ATGAAATCGAAGTGCCTTATAGTTCTTGTCGCTTTGCTGGTCCTCGGGATGGCTGTGCAAACGGCCGATGCCCAGACGCGCAAAGCAGGCATCAATAGCGCTGCCTTTCTCAAAGTCGGCGTTGGAGCCCGGCAAATTGCCCTGGGCTCCGCGGTGACCTCGCTGAACGGCGATGTCAACAACATGTTCTGGAACCCCGCGGGCGTTGCCCTGCGCGATCAGAGCCTCCAGGCTTCGTTCACGCATAACAACTGGATCGCAGGACTGGAACAGGAAGTCGCTGCAGTCAGCTACAATATGGAAGACATCGGGACCATTGGTGTCGGCGTGATGATGTTCGGCGTGTCGGGCATTCCGGCGGACCGCGACTACGGGTATACCGACCCGCAGCTGCATGCGCAGGAGATCGACATGGTCGGGACGTCCACCTACGACTACCAGGACCTCCTCCTCCAGGCCACGATCTCCCGGTACATCACCGACAACCTCAGTCTGGGTCTGACGGCGAAGTACATCCACGAGAAGATCGATGATCAGAACGCAAGCGCCATCGCGTTCGATTTTGGCTCGGTGTACAACCTCGGCGTGCTCGGATGGAACATCGGCGCGCGGATCAACAACCTGGGCAGCGACATCAAGTTCTACGACTATGCATCGCCGATCCCCCTCACCTTCAGCATCGGGACGTCCCTCGTTCCGATCGAGGTCGGGAAGAGCTCGGTGACGCTGGCCGTGGACGTGGTGAAGCCCCAGGACGGACAGCAGTACTATTACTCCGGTGCTGAGTTCAACTACGACAAGACCCTCTTCCTGCGTCTTGGCTGGAAGTTCAACTACAGCTACTATGGCTTGATCGGCGATGGTATCGACGGCGGGAGCTCCCTCCGTGCACCGATCCAGACCAGCCTGGAGAAGGGCAGCATCGGTGCCGGCGTTCGCGTGCCGTTCGAGGATTATTCCCTCGGCTTCGACTACGCGTACACCGTCTTCACCGGCCTGGATGCGGTCCATCGCTTCACTGTCCAGTTCTCCATGAAGTAA
- a CDS encoding methionine synthase (catalyzes the formation of methionine from methylcobalamin and homocysteine): MLPLLPTTVIGSYSFPSWLGKVRELGTAGTLTPQQVAEAHDAAVRAVIHDQELAGVDIITDGEIRRETMVNFFSMRIHGFDMSGKLKAIGNLDPSIQMMDPVVREKVRRKQGLGMDDHFRFLKTNATHGTKVCVTGPQMLAKRATNEFYPSDKELIFDLTDILNEELRGLVAAGCTFIQIDEPIWVGYPQDMPWLVESFNRLIKGVQAKTALHVCYGNYQLKKLFTGQYAELFPAILDTHADQISLEFAVSDGVGLELFKQYPTTKEVVVGVIDVKDEAVETPATVAHRIRKALEFIPAEKMYISPDCGMKFMPRDRAFGKLKAMVEGTEMVRAELTGKR; encoded by the coding sequence ATGCTCCCGCTCCTTCCTACGACCGTCATCGGCAGTTACTCCTTCCCGTCCTGGCTCGGCAAGGTCAGGGAACTCGGCACCGCCGGCACGCTGACCCCCCAGCAGGTCGCCGAGGCACATGACGCCGCAGTCCGCGCCGTCATCCATGATCAGGAGCTCGCAGGTGTGGATATCATCACCGATGGCGAGATCCGCCGCGAGACCATGGTGAATTTCTTCTCCATGCGTATCCACGGATTCGACATGAGCGGGAAGCTGAAGGCCATCGGCAATCTCGACCCATCCATTCAGATGATGGACCCCGTTGTGCGCGAGAAGGTGCGCCGCAAGCAGGGGCTGGGCATGGATGACCACTTCCGCTTCCTCAAGACCAACGCCACCCACGGTACCAAAGTGTGCGTCACCGGCCCGCAGATGCTCGCCAAGCGTGCCACCAATGAATTCTATCCGTCGGACAAGGAGCTGATCTTCGATCTGACGGACATCCTGAACGAAGAGCTCCGGGGCCTCGTCGCTGCCGGCTGTACCTTCATCCAGATCGATGAGCCGATCTGGGTGGGATATCCGCAGGATATGCCCTGGCTCGTGGAATCGTTCAACCGGCTCATCAAGGGCGTGCAGGCAAAGACCGCTCTGCATGTCTGCTACGGCAATTATCAGCTGAAGAAGCTGTTCACCGGACAGTACGCAGAACTGTTCCCCGCGATCCTCGACACCCATGCCGATCAGATCAGCCTGGAATTCGCGGTGTCCGACGGTGTCGGACTCGAGCTGTTCAAGCAGTACCCGACCACCAAAGAGGTCGTGGTCGGCGTGATCGATGTGAAAGATGAGGCCGTGGAAACACCGGCCACCGTGGCCCACCGCATCCGCAAGGCACTGGAATTCATCCCGGCGGAAAAGATGTACATCAGTCCGGACTGCGGCATGAAGTTCATGCCCCGCGACCGGGCGTTCGGGAAACTCAAAGCAATGGTCGAAGGGACCGAGATGGTCCGCGCCGAACTGACCGGGAAACGCTGA
- a CDS encoding phytanoyl-CoA dioxygenase family protein has product MYGGEYRVTEEQVKFYEENGFVQLHNVLTEEEVQTLRAALDVAIADRDRLKENWGPRADEGYTKVFLQMVNVWERYAAIEEYVLSGRIGSIARQLTRSPIVRLWHDHALIKYPKDSKATAWHQDKVYWPMQESAALSCWMALDDVTVDKGCMWFIPGSHRLGPLNPVDLGKAGDDDLLALLPMGGRESVRPFIAEMKAGSCTFHNGLTFHYAGPNVTDGPRRAMVTIFMPAGTHYKQQEHLIGDRGNLIEGEEFHGPLFPIIR; this is encoded by the coding sequence ATGTACGGCGGAGAGTATCGCGTCACAGAGGAGCAGGTGAAGTTCTATGAAGAGAACGGCTTTGTGCAGCTCCACAACGTGCTCACAGAGGAGGAAGTGCAGACCCTGCGTGCGGCGCTCGATGTGGCGATCGCCGACCGCGACCGCCTGAAAGAGAACTGGGGTCCGCGCGCAGATGAAGGATACACCAAGGTGTTCCTGCAGATGGTGAATGTGTGGGAGCGCTATGCGGCGATCGAGGAGTATGTCCTGAGCGGCCGCATCGGCAGCATCGCCCGGCAGCTCACGCGTTCCCCGATCGTGCGGCTCTGGCACGATCATGCATTGATCAAATATCCGAAGGACAGCAAGGCCACGGCGTGGCATCAGGACAAGGTGTACTGGCCGATGCAGGAGAGTGCCGCGCTGTCGTGCTGGATGGCACTCGACGATGTGACGGTCGATAAGGGATGCATGTGGTTCATCCCCGGGTCCCATAGGCTCGGCCCGCTCAACCCCGTGGATCTCGGCAAGGCCGGCGATGATGACCTGCTCGCCTTGCTGCCCATGGGCGGCCGGGAGAGTGTGCGGCCATTCATCGCGGAGATGAAGGCCGGCAGTTGCACCTTTCACAACGGCCTCACCTTCCACTATGCCGGCCCGAACGTGACGGACGGTCCGCGCCGGGCGATGGTGACGATCTTTATGCCTGCCGGTACCCACTACAAACAGCAGGAACATCTCATCGGGGACCGTGGCAACCTCATCGAAGGCGAGGAATTCCACGGCCCGCTCTTTCCCATCATTCGGTGA